From Cronobacter turicensis z3032, the proteins below share one genomic window:
- the fhuF gene encoding Ferric iron reductase protein fhuF: MRDAFTTHRAHFHDIMKLDETPPSAALSFSEWSQPSTLATLMALYSDHIYRNQPGAVRENKPLKSLWAQWYLGLLVPPLMLALLTQPQALDLSEENLAVEFHETGRAACFYLTVEEAARATTLSARERLEKLLLDVITPVVEALEASGDINGKLIWSNTGYLINWCFGEWRDWLGEETVNALRQSCFFDKTLLNGQQNPLFRTVVLREGLLVRRTCCQRYKLPDVQQCGDCTLK, from the coding sequence CTGCGTGACGCGTTTACGACGCACCGCGCGCATTTTCACGACATCATGAAGCTGGACGAAACGCCGCCTTCTGCGGCGCTGAGCTTTAGCGAATGGTCGCAGCCTTCGACGCTCGCCACCTTAATGGCGCTCTACTCCGATCACATCTACCGCAATCAGCCGGGCGCGGTACGTGAAAATAAACCGCTGAAATCGCTCTGGGCGCAGTGGTATCTGGGCTTGCTGGTGCCGCCGCTGATGCTGGCGCTGTTGACGCAGCCGCAGGCGCTGGATCTGAGTGAAGAGAATCTCGCGGTCGAGTTTCACGAAACGGGCCGCGCGGCCTGCTTTTATTTGACGGTGGAAGAAGCTGCCCGCGCAACCACCCTTTCGGCGCGCGAACGGCTGGAGAAGCTGCTGCTGGATGTTATAACGCCGGTCGTTGAAGCGCTGGAAGCCTCCGGCGATATTAACGGCAAGCTTATCTGGAGCAATACCGGTTATCTCATTAACTGGTGTTTTGGCGAATGGCGAGACTGGCTCGGCGAAGAGACCGTTAACGCGCTGCGCCAGAGCTGCTTTTTCGACAAAACGTTGCTGAATGGACAGCAAAATCCGCTGTTTCGCACCGTGGTGCTGCGCGAAGGATTACTGGTGCGCCGCACCTGCTGCCAGCGCTATAAGCTGCCTGACGTGCAGCAGTGCGGCGACTGTACGCTCAAATAG
- the yjjZ gene encoding Uncharacterized protein yjjZ gives MLAWKELSWEAWRGIIILALLATVGMLYHPRLRHYVLLPSCIAFASGLMLIVSHLHLALN, from the coding sequence ATGCTGGCCTGGAAGGAACTGAGCTGGGAGGCGTGGCGCGGCATTATTATACTGGCGCTGCTGGCGACTGTCGGCATGCTCTATCATCCACGCCTGCGACATTATGTGTTACTGCCGTCCTGCATCGCTTTCGCCAGCGGATTAATGCTGATCGTATCGCATCTGCATCTGGCGCTGAACTAA